One Variibacter gotjawalensis genomic window, AGATGTCGTCACCCGCGTCGTCGCTGAACACATGTCGCGCACGCTCGGCCAGCAGCTCGTCATCGAAAATGCATCGGGCGCCGGCGGCACCACCGGCACGACGAAAGCGAAGCGCGCGACGCCGGACGGCTACACGATCATGACCGGGCAGATGGGCACGCACGCCGCCGCCGTCGGCCTCTACGCCAATCTGCAATATGATCCGCGCACGGATTTCGAACCGCTCGGCCAACTCGCCGGCACGCCGATTCTTGTGCTCGGCCGCAAGGAATTGCCCGCGAAGGATCTGAAAGAATTCGTCGCTTACGTGAAAGCGAATGCGGGCAAACTAAACAACGGCCATGCGGGCGTCGGTTCGGTCTCCTACACGGGATGTCTGCTGCTCAATCATCTGCTCGGCGTGAAGCCGGCGCTGATCCCGTTCAATGGCTCGGGGCCGACGATGAATGCGCTGGTCGCGAGCCAAGTCGATTACATGTGCGATCAAAGCGTCAACGTCGTGCCGCAGGTGCAGGGCGGAACGATCAAGGCCTATGCGGTGGCAACGCCCGAGCGCAATCCAGCTCTGCCCGATGTGCCGACGACGGCGGAAGCCGGAATGCCGGAATTCCAAGCCTCGGCCTGGAACGCGATGTTCGCACCGAAGGGCACGCCGCGTCCGATCGTCGAAAAGCTCAACGCCGCGATCGTCGCGGCGCTCGGCGACGAGGGCGTACGCAAGCGGATGCTGGATCTCGGCCTCGACATTCCGTCCGGCTCGCACACGACGCCCGAGGCGCTCGGGGAACTCGTCCGCAGCGAGATCGATAAATGGACGCCGATCATCAAGGCGGCGGGCAAGCAGCCTTGAGCGGCCGATGTGGGATAATTAGCTGAGGGGAACGGCCCGCCGTGCGTTCCTGCCAGCGGGCTGATCGGCTAAACTTCGCACCCGATTCCGAAACCCAAGGTCGCGCCATGCGCCAGTATCACGAGCTGATGGAACGCATCCTCGCCGAGGGCGCCGAGAAGGGCGACCGCACCGGCACAGGCACGCTTTCGGTATTCGGTCACCAGATGCGTTTTGACCTGTCGGAAGGTTTTCCGATGGTCACGACGAAGAAGTTGCACCTGAAATCGATCATCCACGAGCTGCTGTGGTTTATCGCCGGCGACACCAACGTGCGCTACCTGCAAGACAACGGCGTGCGCATTTGGGACGAATGGGCGGACGAGAACGGCGACCTTGGCCCGGTCTATGGCCGCCAGTGGCGGTCATGGGCGGCGCCGGACGGGCGCAAGATCGATCAGCTCTCCAACATCATCGCGATGATCCGCAAGAACCCGGATTCGCGGCGTCTCGTAGTCTCGGCCTGGAACCCGGCCGACGTCGACCAGATGGCGCTGCCCCCGTGTCATCTGCTGTTCCAGTTTTACGTCGCGAACGGGAAACTTTCGTGCCAGCTTTATCAGCGTTCGGCTGATGTTTTCCTCGGCGTGCCGTTCAACATCGCAAGCTACGCGCTGCTCACGATGATGATCGCGCAGGTGACGGGCCTGAAGGCGGGTGACTTTGTCCACACGCTCGGCGATGCGCATCTCTACATGAACCATCTCGAGCAGGCGCATCTGCAGTTATCGCGGCCGCAC contains:
- a CDS encoding tripartite tricarboxylate transporter substrate-binding protein, whose translation is MRTTLLAGRFALLSVTVLFGLSSAIAQEYPTRPITVIVPFAAGGTTDVVTRVVAEHMSRTLGQQLVIENASGAGGTTGTTKAKRATPDGYTIMTGQMGTHAAAVGLYANLQYDPRTDFEPLGQLAGTPILVLGRKELPAKDLKEFVAYVKANAGKLNNGHAGVGSVSYTGCLLLNHLLGVKPALIPFNGSGPTMNALVASQVDYMCDQSVNVVPQVQGGTIKAYAVATPERNPALPDVPTTAEAGMPEFQASAWNAMFAPKGTPRPIVEKLNAAIVAALGDEGVRKRMLDLGLDIPSGSHTTPEALGELVRSEIDKWTPIIKAAGKQP
- a CDS encoding thymidylate synthase translates to MRQYHELMERILAEGAEKGDRTGTGTLSVFGHQMRFDLSEGFPMVTTKKLHLKSIIHELLWFIAGDTNVRYLQDNGVRIWDEWADENGDLGPVYGRQWRSWAAPDGRKIDQLSNIIAMIRKNPDSRRLVVSAWNPADVDQMALPPCHLLFQFYVANGKLSCQLYQRSADVFLGVPFNIASYALLTMMIAQVTGLKAGDFVHTLGDAHLYMNHLEQAHLQLSRPHKALPTMTLNPNVREITEFKYEDFTLTGYEPHPHIKADVAV